CATCACTAAAAAAACTGATAGCTACACGGTGTTTTGTTTTATCAGTGAAATCAGAATCGATGATCTCAAATTTAAAATCACTGAAGGTGAGAAAACGATGCCCTCTGTTATTGTACACATCGGGAATAAATCCATTCAGCTGACGCAGGTAACCAACGGCTGCAGTGCTTGTGAGAAAATGTAATTTTTCAGCAGTGGGTACATCGTTCAGTAAAGCGGAGAATGCTTGATGTTTCTTTTCGCCGTTATAGAACTGCTGCTGCATAAACAATTCCTGCCAGGTATGCTCCCACAATAATTTTTCCCAGCCAGGTTGTGCGTTAACATCAATTACTTTCTTATAACAAATTCGAATGATCCTTCGTTGCATAACTAAATTGAAAAAAGCACCGGCTTTGCAAAACCGCTCCACCAGCGCTTATATGTATGAGAAAACAAGTTTCTTATGCAGCTACATAAATATTATGTGTAAGCACGTACCCTGCAGCCACACTCCCACTGATAGAAGCAATCTCTTTTCCGCTCGTATCATCACTAAATATATTGTCGCCTGAATTGTAAGTATAACCGCTCATGCCTTTTGTGTAACCATAAGAACTTGCAGCATTCACTGCAACCACTGCACTGCTGCTTCCTTCAGGAAAAGCAATTTGTGTAATTAATAATGATGTACCGTTTGCTTTGTAAATATGCACATGAATATGTGTTGCACGACCGGTGTACCAACCGGGAAAAATTGAAGTGAATTGAACAAGACCATTTGCATCAGTTGTTTGGCGGCCACGCAAAAAATGCACAGCCGTATAATTAACTGATTGCATACCCGTACCACCATATTCTGAATAATAACCGTCTTTATCGCAATGCCAGATATCAACAATTGCGCCCTGCAAAGCGGCACAACTGCTGTTGGTGTTCAGAATATTTACTTTAATAGTGAAAGCAACGCCTGTTCTGTCGTCACGAATATCTGTACGTACAAGTGATGATGGTGTAATAGTAGGAAAAGGGCCTGCTGTTTCAGTTGGCGAAACAGAGCAAGTGCCACTGCCTGCGCCCGTTCCTGTTCCCGAACCATTATCCGTATCTGTTGCACTTGTTTTTTTGCACGCTGCTAAAATAACTGGAGCAGATGCCGCACCGATGAACATATTTTTTAAAAAGTGTTTGCGTTCCATACAAATTGGTTTGATGTTGTGATAAAAAATCTGCTTTCGTTCTTTCTGATGTAAATCTACCGGTGATGTTTAATGAAATTTTTTATCAGTCGACCAACAAGTACAATGCATCGGTGAATTGGTTGCTATTGACGCAACGGCGGGCATTTCCAGCTGGCATTCTTGCCAAATTTGTACGTAGCTCCGATTGAAATGCTGGAATACGTATCTTTTCTTGATGGGTTAGCAGACCGACTAAACCCATCTAAATAATCAGTAAATGTATAACGGTAAGTTGTTTCAAGATGCAGGAACCATTTATCAGATAAACCATATTGCACACCTGCGCCAATTGGTATAACCGGCATAAGTCGTGGAGTACGATGAGCCTGGTCGGATGCAAGACCGGTTAAAAAATCATTGTCTTCTGCAAAGTAAGCAGGATTGAGATTGCTCCAATCACGCCTGATCTTTACCAATCCCAACCCTGCGCCCGCAAATAAGTAAGGTGAAATACTTCCCTTTCCTTTATTTGAAAAATTATCGGCAAACGGTTTCCATACAGCAACGGCGGATACTTCAAACAAATTTGTTTTGAAATTAAAATTGCGTTGCTGCCGGTAATCAGGTGTTGCATACTTTGCATCATCGCCATTTAATCTTGAGAAACTAAGATTGGCTCTTACACCCCACGACGGCGACAGGTATTTTGTACCATATAAACCCAAGCCGGGTTGCATTGTTTTAAATGATCCAAAACGGCTGGGCGCAAGATCGCCCTGGTAAATGTAAGTGCCAATATTAGCCCCTACTTCATACTTCGATATATTGACCTGTGCTTTTGTTTCGTATGAACATACGAACACAAGCACGAAAGAAATTGGACGGATGTAATTTGCTTTCATTCAATTGATTTTTATACTTGTTTAATGAAAGCAGCAAGTTTGGTAAGCGAATAAGATGGATGTGGAGGTTATGCCTGTAACGCAAAAACAGGATACGGATTTTACACGATTTGTTAAATAGCTGGATCTTAAAAACGGGGCGTTGTTACAGACAAATGAGGACTAGAATTGTTTCATGCAGTATTTTCTTATAATTATTTCGTTGCTGCAAAATAGATGCCGTAAGTTGAACATCATCAAAATATCGGTGAATTGCTATTTTGTACCGACGGATCAGGATCGTTTCCAGGCCTGCAGCACATCGAGATAAGTTTCGCTGACTGGAAGTTCTGCACCTGATAACAATTTGATCTTTCGATTGGCAACCGATCTTATTTTCTCCATGTTTACAATATAACTGCGATGCATCCTTTTAAATTGTGTGGAAGGGAGTTTTTCTAACACAGCTTTTAGTGTCATTAAGGTCATCACCGGTTTATCGTTGCTGATATTGATGCGGATATAATCATCCAAACTTTCGATGTATTCAATAGTACTGCAGTTGATCTTCACCAATTGGTATTCCGAAAAAACCATCAATGCTTCCTCAGTGCTGGTTGCTGGTTTGGTTTTGTATTGATGATAATCGGCAGCCTTTTGCACTGCTTTTGAAAACCGTTCGAAGCTGATGGGCTTTAATAAATAGTCTATCGCATTCAATTCAAACCCATCGATTGCAAATTTTTTATACGCTGTGGTGAAGATGATCATGGGCCGCTTACTCAACGAACGAACCAAATCAAGCCCGGTTATATCAGGCATATTAATATCTACAAACAACAGATCGACGCTTGCGGTTTTTAAATATTCAGACGCCGATACTGCATCGGTGTACGTTTGCATTAATTGCAAATGCGGATGATCAGAAATGTATTTCTGAATCAGCTCCAAAGCAGGCAACTCATCATCAATGGCTACACATTTTAACGACATAGATGCAGATAAGTTTTAAATCAGAACTGTAAAGTTAGTTTAACCGTATAAAAGCCATTTTCACTTTCCATACTGATGTTATGTTTTGATGGATACATATGCTGCAATCGCTTCAACGCATTCTGTTGACCAATACCTGTACGCTCTAGTGGCGTGTTCTTTTCATACAATTTATTGATCGTTTCAAAATACAATTCCTTTTCAGCTGCTTCCAAACGTATAACGATAGGTGCAGGTTCGTGATTGCTTACACCATATTTAAATGCATTCTCAACAAAAGTCATGAGTAACAGCGGTGGAATTTTTTTCCATTCTGTTTCACCTGTAAGTGTAAACATTACCTGGGCGTTCTTTCCAAGTCGCAATTGTTGCAGATCAATATAATCACGAACACAATCCAGTTCCTGTTGCAGATCTACCTTATCTTCTCTTGCTTCATCCGTAATGTAACGCATGATATTCGACAGTTTCATAATACTGTCTGCCGTATGTTCACTTTTGCTTACAGCCAATGAATAAATATTGTTAAGTGTATTGAACAGAAAATGCGGATTCACCTGTGCTTTTAAAAACGAAAGCTCTGCATTAGCCTTATCTGCCTCGGCTTGTAAGATGCGTTGTTCCGATTGCCGCCATTGCCTGAACACAAACATAGCCGATGAAAAAAGCCACACCAACAGAAACAGGATGGTGCTCATGATGTCAAACTTCGACTGCTTGTGTGGAGGCCCTTGCGGATAAAACTCATTCAGTTTAAATGGTGGTGGTCCCGTCATCCCATCCGGCGGCCGAACATTACCCTGCCCTTGATTATGATTTATCACTCCATCAAATGGTTTTAACCAAAACACCAACAGAAACAACCCGGCAAATGCAAGCGCATACAACAAGTATTGTTTATTATTGAACAGTTTAGGGATGAGCAGGAAACGATTGGTATAAAAAATAGCAGGAAAAACAAGAAAGAAGAACAGGAAAGGCCCACTTAACAGAGGAAGCTCCGACGAACCACCATTGGGATTCCCGTTTGCAATAAAAGCAACTACCATAGAATAAAACAGGAGCCAGCCTGCAATATGCATACTCACTGTTATGGCGGAAGAACGGTTCATGTGCAAATGAAGTTCGTTAAAAATAAGAAATGCACAGAGTATCGGTGAACGGGTAAAATGAGCAGATGAACAGGGCGTTTTATCCGCCTCAGCATGTGCAAAAACTTATTTTGACGAACAGGTACCGCTCCCCTACTTTTGCTCCCGTAGCGGTTTCCGGTGTTCATAGCCGGAATTAAAAGGGAAGTCCGGTGCAAATCCGGCGCTATCCCCGTAGCTGTAAGTTCTTATGATGAGTAATCAGTAATGAACGATGAGTAAAGCAGTTCTGCACTCATTATTCATCATTCATCACTCATCCTGCTGATTTCTACAACCACTGTTCATGAAAGCTGTTTGGCACATGAATGGGAAGGTGCTCAGCAGCGAACGAGCCAGAAGACCTGCCGATACAGTTTCTTTAATCATTTGCTTTCGGGTGAAAGGCAGGAGGTGTAACGGCAAATCGCTTTTATATTTTCTATTTCTTTTTCTGAAAGCAGTCACAACAAACCCTTTTTTCAACACATGAAAAAGAATTTATTTGTAGTGGCTGCCGGATTATTTTTCAGCAGTCAACTAAATGCCCAGGACAGTACAGTAAAATCATTGAATGAAGTGGTGATTACCGCTAACAAGGTAAACCAGAAACTGCTTGAAACAGGAAAGGTAACTACGGTCATCAATCGCAAAACAATTGAACAGAGCGCAGGAAAAGATCTGGCACAACTTTTAACAGAACAGGCCGGTATTGTAGTTAATGGTGCTACCAGCAATCCCGGTAAAGACAAAAGTATTTTTATGCGTGGTGCTGGTAATGGTTATACTGTTATTTTAATTGATGGTATACCTGTTAATGATCCATCCT
The DNA window shown above is from Lacibacter sp. H375 and carries:
- a CDS encoding dioxygenase family protein, which codes for MERKHFLKNMFIGAASAPVILAACKKTSATDTDNGSGTGTGAGSGTCSVSPTETAGPFPTITPSSLVRTDIRDDRTGVAFTIKVNILNTNSSCAALQGAIVDIWHCDKDGYYSEYGGTGMQSVNYTAVHFLRGRQTTDANGLVQFTSIFPGWYTGRATHIHVHIYKANGTSLLITQIAFPEGSSSAVVAVNAASSYGYTKGMSGYTYNSGDNIFSDDTSGKEIASISGSVAAGYVLTHNIYVAA
- a CDS encoding LytR/AlgR family response regulator transcription factor, translating into MSLKCVAIDDELPALELIQKYISDHPHLQLMQTYTDAVSASEYLKTASVDLLFVDINMPDITGLDLVRSLSKRPMIIFTTAYKKFAIDGFELNAIDYLLKPISFERFSKAVQKAADYHQYKTKPATSTEEALMVFSEYQLVKINCSTIEYIESLDDYIRINISNDKPVMTLMTLKAVLEKLPSTQFKRMHRSYIVNMEKIRSVANRKIKLLSGAELPVSETYLDVLQAWKRS
- a CDS encoding sensor histidine kinase produces the protein MNRSSAITVSMHIAGWLLFYSMVVAFIANGNPNGGSSELPLLSGPFLFFFLVFPAIFYTNRFLLIPKLFNNKQYLLYALAFAGLFLLVFWLKPFDGVINHNQGQGNVRPPDGMTGPPPFKLNEFYPQGPPHKQSKFDIMSTILFLLVWLFSSAMFVFRQWRQSEQRILQAEADKANAELSFLKAQVNPHFLFNTLNNIYSLAVSKSEHTADSIMKLSNIMRYITDEAREDKVDLQQELDCVRDYIDLQQLRLGKNAQVMFTLTGETEWKKIPPLLLMTFVENAFKYGVSNHEPAPIVIRLEAAEKELYFETINKLYEKNTPLERTGIGQQNALKRLQHMYPSKHNISMESENGFYTVKLTLQF
- a CDS encoding DUF6089 family protein, whose product is MKANYIRPISFVLVFVCSYETKAQVNISKYEVGANIGTYIYQGDLAPSRFGSFKTMQPGLGLYGTKYLSPSWGVRANLSFSRLNGDDAKYATPDYRQQRNFNFKTNLFEVSAVAVWKPFADNFSNKGKGSISPYLFAGAGLGLVKIRRDWSNLNPAYFAEDNDFLTGLASDQAHRTPRLMPVIPIGAGVQYGLSDKWFLHLETTYRYTFTDYLDGFSRSANPSRKDTYSSISIGATYKFGKNASWKCPPLRQ